A single region of the Bacillus cereus genome encodes:
- a CDS encoding FtsX-like permease family protein, whose amino-acid sequence MTFWQFAFKNVSRNSKAYFAYFVSSAFSIMVFFSFTVYAYHPRLQIMNTLQERDPLMNLAGMAQFVIVLFSFFFLLYSIGTFLNVRKQQFGILTVLGISQKQLKRLLFTENMIIGMLAIFAGIQGGLVFSNFFLLVTSKLTSAKGLYLYWPTEAIIVTTVTFIILFFIVSTFTPMFIRTRKTTRLIKNNKNEKDEKRPSILISLFALICLGLCYYIAGYPQSYITEKNLQNGSVYLIILSILPLVIVGTYLFFSQTFLLFIFILKKWRKFYMKQINMLWISDLASRTRSNINVLFIVSMLSALAFTIITGLFAANNNTKASILERYPFPFTYTSKGENSFEQKHIATIETELTNANFQYDKHKFTVLKDTALKEDITLMKMSDYNTLAKQLKRPEIILDSTQVYIISRYSPELLNLVSNPFAKQNTITLGSNKKEFHIKGFINKGIEPSFLFPHLIVVQDYVFDNMIPHIETTIVYNYFVENWEDAIVPTKNMLKHIRNDTDSFYKAYKDPESAPNAPFDIYTAADDLNYSKGNSIATFFIWTFLGFIFFIGAASVLYFRMYNDLTTEKQKYITITKLGLTESEMFRSATIQLGILFFIPYIVAGIHTIFAIKFLQSMFSFSLLKELVIILTLFGIIEIIFFFLIRSLYTNKLSQHIKT is encoded by the coding sequence ATGACATTTTGGCAATTTGCATTTAAAAATGTCTCGCGTAATTCGAAAGCATATTTCGCTTACTTTGTAAGTAGTGCATTTTCTATTATGGTTTTCTTTTCATTTACTGTATACGCGTATCATCCGCGGTTACAAATTATGAATACATTGCAGGAACGAGATCCACTCATGAACTTAGCTGGCATGGCACAGTTTGTTATCGTTTTGTTCTCGTTCTTCTTTCTCTTATATTCTATCGGAACATTTTTAAATGTACGGAAACAACAATTTGGCATTTTAACTGTTCTCGGTATATCTCAAAAACAATTAAAGCGGCTTTTGTTTACTGAAAACATGATAATTGGAATGCTCGCTATCTTTGCAGGTATTCAAGGCGGTCTTGTATTTTCTAACTTTTTCTTACTCGTTACTTCTAAATTAACAAGTGCAAAAGGCCTCTATTTATATTGGCCAACAGAAGCAATTATCGTTACAACAGTAACTTTTATTATTTTATTTTTCATCGTTTCTACATTTACACCGATGTTCATTCGTACTCGGAAAACAACTCGATTAATTAAAAATAATAAAAATGAAAAAGACGAAAAAAGGCCGTCTATACTCATTTCATTATTTGCCTTAATTTGTTTAGGGCTATGCTATTATATTGCCGGTTACCCGCAAAGCTATATAACAGAAAAAAATTTACAAAACGGCTCTGTATACCTTATTATATTATCTATTTTACCGCTCGTAATAGTCGGAACATATTTATTCTTTTCACAGACGTTTCTCCTCTTTATCTTTATCTTAAAAAAGTGGAGAAAGTTTTATATGAAACAAATAAACATGTTATGGATTTCAGATTTAGCTAGCCGTACGCGTAGTAATATTAATGTGCTCTTTATCGTTTCTATGTTGTCAGCACTTGCATTCACAATTATTACCGGGTTATTCGCTGCTAATAATAATACGAAAGCATCGATATTAGAACGATATCCTTTCCCCTTCACATATACGTCCAAAGGTGAAAATTCATTTGAACAAAAGCACATTGCTACAATTGAAACAGAGCTTACAAACGCTAATTTTCAATACGATAAGCATAAGTTTACAGTGTTAAAAGACACAGCTTTAAAAGAAGACATTACGCTTATGAAAATGAGTGACTATAACACACTTGCGAAACAGTTAAAACGGCCGGAAATAATCCTTGATTCTACACAAGTTTATATTATTTCTCGGTACTCGCCAGAACTCTTAAATCTTGTATCAAATCCATTTGCAAAACAAAATACAATTACACTCGGATCCAATAAAAAGGAATTTCATATTAAAGGATTTATTAATAAAGGGATTGAACCATCCTTTCTCTTCCCACATTTAATTGTTGTACAAGATTATGTATTTGATAATATGATTCCTCATATTGAAACGACTATAGTTTATAACTACTTCGTTGAGAACTGGGAAGATGCAATTGTTCCGACGAAAAATATGTTAAAACATATTAGGAATGATACGGATAGCTTCTATAAGGCATATAAAGATCCAGAATCGGCTCCTAACGCCCCATTTGATATTTATACAGCTGCTGATGATCTAAACTACAGTAAAGGAAATTCAATTGCTACTTTCTTTATTTGGACATTTCTCGGCTTTATTTTCTTTATCGGGGCAGCCAGTGTTTTATACTTCCGTATGTATAATGACTTAACGACTGAAAAACAAAAGTACATTACAATTACAAAACTCGGCTTAACAGAATCAGAAATGTTTCGTTCTGCAACGATTCAATTAGGGATTTTATTTTTCATTCCTTATATCGTTGCTGGTATTCATACAATATTTGCGATTAAGTTTTTACAAAGCATGTTTTCTTTCTCTTTATTAAAAGAATTAGTGATTATACTTACTTTGTTCGGGATTATCGAGATTATTTTCTTCTTCTTAATCCGTTCTCTTTACACCAATAAATTATCACAGCATATTAAAACATGA
- a CDS encoding YjcZ family sporulation protein translates to MGEHCEHRHDDCDRRRGCGGGFALLIVLFILLIIIGASCFGGGGYGGYGGSCGYGGYGGGYGGYCC, encoded by the coding sequence ATGGGCGAACATTGTGAACACAGACATGATGATTGCGACCGCAGACGTGGTTGCGGAGGCGGTTTTGCGCTTCTAATTGTATTGTTTATTTTATTAATTATCATCGGTGCTAGCTGCTTCGGCGGAGGCGGTTATGGTGGCTACGGCGGTTCTTGTGGTTACGGCGGTTATGGCGGCGGCTATGGTGGATATTGCTGCTAA
- the gntP gene encoding gluconate permease GntP, translating into MDIYLLIVTLIAIAIVILGVSWWKWHAFISLTVASLFLAIMSGLNLTKIVTAYETGVGSVLGHLVGILALGTILGKMMSDSGAGMQVADFFIRFFGVKKLPWAMLFAGFVIGIPVFFEVGIVILLPLVISIRKTTKQNILLIALPVIAGLSIVHGLVPPHPGAMTAIGIYNANLGKVLLYSLIIALPTAIIAGPVFAKWVHKRVIPENEPELVRVTTVSTDLPSRKVSFFIILLPVVLMILSVVAPYISLPKEMTEFLIFIGSPVIALLISCFAAFYLLGIKQGINKKMIKKLTDESLLPVGSIILIIGAGGGFKQILIESGVGTAIAQMAEHISLSPIVLAFMVAGLIRIATGSATVALTTAAGIVSPVIQHMSGVNLELLVIATGAGSLMFSHVNDAGFWLVKEYLGLTVKETFKTWTVLETLLSFIAFGFALLLNMLL; encoded by the coding sequence ATGGATATATACTTATTAATCGTCACGTTAATTGCGATCGCAATTGTTATTTTAGGGGTATCATGGTGGAAATGGCATGCGTTTATTAGTTTAACAGTTGCTAGTCTATTTTTAGCTATTATGTCTGGGTTGAACTTGACCAAAATTGTTACTGCCTATGAAACTGGTGTTGGTAGTGTACTAGGGCATTTAGTTGGTATTTTGGCTCTCGGAACAATTTTAGGGAAAATGATGTCTGATTCAGGAGCTGGCATGCAAGTAGCAGATTTCTTCATTCGATTCTTCGGGGTGAAAAAATTACCTTGGGCAATGTTATTCGCCGGATTTGTTATAGGGATTCCAGTTTTTTTTGAAGTGGGAATCGTCATTTTATTACCACTTGTTATTTCAATTCGAAAAACAACGAAACAAAATATATTGTTAATTGCGTTACCTGTTATTGCCGGATTATCGATTGTACATGGCTTAGTGCCTCCGCATCCAGGTGCAATGACAGCAATTGGTATTTATAATGCGAACTTAGGAAAGGTACTATTGTATTCATTAATTATCGCATTACCAACAGCCATTATCGCAGGGCCTGTATTTGCAAAGTGGGTACATAAGCGAGTTATACCTGAAAATGAACCAGAACTTGTTCGTGTTACAACAGTATCTACTGATTTGCCAAGTCGTAAAGTTTCATTCTTTATCATTTTATTACCAGTAGTTTTAATGATTTTATCGGTAGTCGCACCATATATTTCATTACCGAAAGAAATGACGGAATTTTTAATCTTTATTGGAAGCCCAGTAATCGCTTTACTAATTTCATGTTTCGCAGCATTTTATTTGCTTGGCATAAAACAAGGAATCAATAAAAAGATGATAAAAAAATTAACAGATGAAAGTTTATTACCAGTCGGTTCAATTATTTTAATTATCGGCGCAGGTGGTGGATTTAAGCAAATATTAATTGAAAGTGGTGTTGGAACAGCCATCGCTCAAATGGCAGAACATATTTCATTATCACCAATCGTCTTAGCGTTCATGGTAGCGGGGTTAATCCGAATTGCAACAGGTTCAGCTACAGTAGCATTAACGACAGCAGCAGGAATTGTTTCACCGGTTATTCAGCACATGTCTGGTGTGAATTTAGAATTGCTCGTTATAGCAACAGGGGCAGGATCATTAATGTTTTCTCATGTAAATGATGCAGGCTTTTGGCTTGTAAAAGAGTATTTAGGATTAACAGTGAAGGAAACGTTTAAAACGTGGACTGTACTTGAGACATTATTATCATTTATTGCATTCGGCTTTGCTCTTTTATTAAATATGCTTCTTTAA
- a CDS encoding GntR family transcriptional regulator: MGVTVNVTRRRGPLYLQIKNIIRDRILHGVYAIHTNIPSEPQLEEEFKVSKITVRNAIKELVQEGYLEKKSGKGTKVIRNTSATKLSKGKKFTEVLVEEGYKVQKKLLKAEVVHNEEGTVPFRLFGKESFRIERLYTLNDAPYIHYTHYFSARMASTDLSDFDLQSLYDLVEDRGIHLENFRDEFAVGLAPNFVAEALDETEGTVLLKRMRYSYDEVGEVIEYSEGYYNTEMQHYVVNYDV, from the coding sequence GTGGGTGTAACGGTGAACGTAACGAGAAGAAGAGGACCATTATATTTACAAATAAAAAATATTATTCGTGATCGAATATTGCATGGTGTATATGCGATTCATACGAATATCCCTTCTGAACCGCAGTTAGAAGAAGAGTTCAAAGTGAGTAAAATTACAGTGCGAAATGCAATTAAAGAGCTCGTTCAAGAAGGGTATTTAGAGAAGAAAAGCGGTAAAGGAACGAAAGTCATCCGTAATACTTCTGCGACAAAACTGTCAAAGGGTAAGAAATTTACTGAAGTGTTAGTGGAAGAAGGATATAAAGTACAAAAGAAATTGTTAAAGGCAGAGGTAGTTCATAATGAAGAAGGAACAGTGCCATTTCGATTATTCGGTAAGGAGAGTTTTCGTATTGAGCGCTTATATACGTTAAATGATGCGCCGTACATTCATTATACGCACTATTTCTCAGCACGAATGGCAAGTACAGATTTATCGGACTTCGACCTACAATCGCTTTACGATTTAGTCGAGGACCGAGGTATACATTTAGAAAACTTTAGAGATGAATTCGCTGTTGGACTTGCGCCTAATTTCGTTGCAGAAGCGTTAGATGAAACAGAAGGGACAGTGTTATTAAAACGTATGCGCTATTCTTACGATGAAGTTGGCGAAGTAATTGAATATAGCGAAGGCTACTATAATACGGAAATGCAGCATTACGTTGTAAATTATGATGTGTAA
- a CDS encoding sugar kinase — protein sequence MRKKIAAFGEVMMRLQVSGYELLSQANTLNYSFSGTGVNVAAALSHLGHEGFLISTLPENSVGDAAVSHIQKLGIQAPFISRGGKYVGMYFLENGFGARASRVTYSNRLESSFNTACEEMYQFEEIAKEIDIVHFCGITLAMNDTVRHHMKSLAKAVKENGGTVVFDCNYRPSLWGEDGYKQAKPHYEEMLELADIVMMNEKDAMFVLGMKTEETEREAQLVDLIPKVAEIYHIATIAGTHRSINSDNTHSLRGFICKDGAFTFAKTLTFSVYDRIGAGDAYTSGIIHGEIEEFAPEKAVSFASAAGMLAHTIVGDTPMSSEKDILRAMTASVGDVER from the coding sequence ATGCGTAAGAAAATTGCAGCATTTGGTGAAGTAATGATGCGCCTGCAAGTGTCAGGGTATGAATTGCTGTCGCAAGCAAACACATTAAATTACTCATTTTCAGGCACAGGTGTGAACGTTGCAGCCGCACTTTCTCATCTAGGGCATGAAGGTTTTCTTATTTCAACTTTACCTGAAAACTCAGTTGGAGATGCAGCGGTATCGCACATTCAAAAACTAGGGATTCAAGCACCGTTTATTTCAAGAGGCGGTAAATATGTTGGAATGTATTTTTTAGAAAATGGATTTGGAGCACGCGCAAGCCGCGTTACATATTCGAACCGATTAGAAAGTAGTTTCAATACGGCATGTGAAGAGATGTACCAATTTGAAGAAATCGCAAAAGAAATTGATATCGTTCATTTTTGCGGGATTACCCTTGCGATGAATGATACTGTGCGTCATCATATGAAATCTTTGGCGAAGGCAGTTAAAGAAAATGGAGGCACTGTCGTTTTCGATTGTAACTATCGTCCATCGCTTTGGGGAGAAGATGGATATAAACAGGCAAAACCGCATTATGAAGAAATGCTAGAGCTAGCTGATATTGTAATGATGAACGAAAAAGATGCAATGTTCGTTCTTGGAATGAAAACAGAAGAGACAGAGCGAGAGGCACAACTTGTTGACCTTATTCCAAAAGTGGCTGAAATATATCATATCGCTACAATTGCTGGTACTCATCGATCTATTAATAGTGATAACACACACTCACTTCGCGGATTCATATGTAAAGATGGTGCGTTCACTTTTGCTAAAACACTTACGTTTTCTGTATATGATAGAATAGGTGCTGGAGATGCTTATACGAGCGGGATTATTCATGGCGAGATAGAAGAGTTTGCACCAGAGAAAGCTGTTTCATTTGCGTCAGCAGCTGGAATGCTTGCACATACAATCGTCGGTGATACGCCAATGTCATCAGAGAAGGATATACTTCGGGCAATGACGGCATCAGTAGGTGATGTAGAAAGGTAG
- the dagF gene encoding 2-dehydro-3-deoxy-phosphogluconate aldolase encodes MTNIQKRFYKGRVALNVLANNTRNAKDIFEAAEGYVVVGVLSKDYPTVEEAVTAMKAYGKEIEDAVSIGLGAGDNRQAAVVAEIAKHYPGSHINQVFPSVGATRANLGGKDSWINSLVSPTGKVGYVNISTGPISAAGEEKAIVPIKTAIALVRDMGGNSLKYFPMKGLAHEEEYRAVAKACAEEGFALEPTGGIDKENFETIVRIALEANVEQVIPHVYSSIIHKETGNTKTEDVRELLAVVKKLVDQYA; translated from the coding sequence ATGACAAACATTCAAAAACGTTTTTATAAAGGCCGCGTAGCATTAAATGTATTAGCGAACAATACCCGAAATGCGAAAGATATTTTTGAAGCAGCAGAAGGTTATGTAGTAGTTGGTGTGTTATCAAAAGATTATCCAACAGTAGAAGAAGCAGTTACAGCGATGAAAGCATACGGAAAAGAAATTGAAGACGCTGTATCAATTGGACTAGGAGCAGGAGATAATCGTCAAGCAGCAGTTGTAGCTGAAATTGCGAAGCATTATCCTGGTAGTCATATTAACCAAGTGTTCCCTTCAGTTGGAGCAACGCGCGCAAATCTTGGCGGAAAAGATAGCTGGATTAATAGTTTAGTATCACCAACAGGAAAAGTAGGTTACGTAAATATTTCTACTGGTCCAATTAGTGCGGCTGGAGAGGAAAAAGCAATCGTTCCAATTAAAACAGCAATCGCACTTGTACGTGATATGGGCGGAAATTCATTGAAGTACTTCCCAATGAAAGGTTTAGCTCATGAAGAAGAATATCGCGCAGTTGCGAAAGCTTGTGCGGAAGAAGGATTCGCATTAGAGCCAACGGGCGGAATTGATAAAGAGAACTTTGAAACAATTGTACGCATTGCATTAGAAGCAAACGTAGAGCAAGTTATCCCGCATGTGTACTCTTCTATTATTCATAAAGAAACTGGTAATACGAAAACAGAAGATGTTCGTGAATTATTAGCAGTCGTGAAGAAGTTAGTTGATCAATATGCGTAA
- a CDS encoding DgaE family pyridoxal phosphate-dependent ammonia lyase → MGHSLNAKYGLKRVINASGRMSILGVSAPTDTVMDAMKYGGQNYVEIADLVDKAGDHIASILDSEAAAVVNSASSGIALSIAAIVTEGNRRKSERLHQEVIAKNEVIMLKGHNVQYGAPVETMVYLGGGKLVEVGYANEGKAEHIEDAIGENTAAILYVKSHHAVQKNMISVEEAWEVAQRNNIPLIVDAAAEEDIQKYVKYSDLAIYSGSKAIEGPTSGIVGGKRKYIEWLKVQLHCIGRSMKVGKETTFGLLQALDEYGVKVDKSEQEKELLQVLMPLKELNGVNVTIVQDEAGRAIFRARIHINEKELNKSAKDVVTELRGGEIAIYTRDYGVRQGFFDIDPRPLQGDDIHVIEEKMREIVGGN, encoded by the coding sequence ATGGGTCATTCATTGAATGCTAAGTATGGATTAAAAAGAGTTATTAATGCGAGCGGTAGAATGAGTATTCTAGGTGTATCTGCTCCTACAGATACGGTAATGGATGCGATGAAGTATGGTGGACAAAATTATGTAGAAATTGCAGATTTAGTAGATAAAGCAGGAGACCATATTGCTAGCATTTTAGATTCAGAGGCAGCAGCCGTTGTAAATTCAGCGTCGAGCGGAATCGCACTTTCTATCGCAGCAATTGTGACAGAAGGAAATCGTCGTAAAAGTGAAAGACTTCATCAAGAAGTAATCGCGAAAAACGAAGTAATTATGCTGAAAGGTCATAACGTTCAATACGGTGCTCCTGTTGAAACGATGGTGTATTTAGGCGGAGGTAAGTTAGTTGAAGTCGGTTACGCAAATGAAGGGAAAGCAGAGCATATTGAAGATGCAATCGGTGAAAATACAGCAGCGATTCTTTATGTGAAATCCCATCATGCAGTGCAAAAAAATATGATTTCTGTTGAAGAAGCGTGGGAAGTAGCGCAGCGAAATAACATCCCACTTATCGTCGATGCGGCAGCTGAAGAAGATATTCAAAAATATGTGAAGTATTCAGACCTGGCCATTTATAGCGGTTCAAAGGCAATTGAAGGACCTACTTCCGGTATTGTCGGCGGTAAACGAAAATATATTGAATGGCTGAAAGTGCAGTTACATTGCATCGGACGAAGTATGAAAGTTGGGAAAGAGACGACTTTCGGTTTACTTCAAGCTCTTGATGAGTACGGAGTAAAAGTAGATAAGAGTGAACAAGAAAAAGAATTGCTACAAGTACTTATGCCACTGAAAGAGTTAAATGGTGTAAATGTAACGATCGTTCAAGATGAAGCGGGAAGAGCAATCTTTAGAGCACGTATTCATATTAACGAGAAAGAGTTAAATAAATCGGCAAAAGACGTTGTGACTGAATTACGCGGCGGGGAAATTGCAATTTACACACGTGATTACGGAGTAAGACAAGGATTCTTTGATATCGATCCACGTCCGCTTCAAGGTGATGACATACATGTAATTGAAGAAAAAATGAGAGAAATTGTAGGGGGAAACTAA
- a CDS encoding amidohydrolase/deacetylase family metallohydrolase, whose amino-acid sequence MTERFVLRNVRRVNGEEIDIVIENNKIAQVTKAGAGEGGKVLDYSGTYVSSGWIDLHVHAFPEFDPYGDEVDEIGVKQGVTTIVDAGSCGADRIADLVLSREQAKTNLFAFLNISRIGLKRIDELSNMEWIDKEKVIEAVEKYKDVIVGLKARMSKSVVCDSGIEPLHVARSLSRETSLPIMVHIGSAPPRIEEVVPLLEKDDVITHYLNGKENNLFDEEGKPLPVLLDAVERGIHLDVGHGNASFSFKVAEAAKRYGIALNTISTDIYRKNRIHGPVYSMANVLSKFLYLGYPLEEVIDAVTKNAAKWLKKPELGRIQEGDMANLTLFTVKDEKVTLIDSEGDQGIAERRIDTKGVVINGSFIEC is encoded by the coding sequence ATGACAGAACGATTCGTACTACGTAATGTGAGACGTGTGAACGGGGAAGAGATTGACATTGTAATTGAAAATAATAAAATCGCACAGGTGACGAAAGCTGGTGCTGGCGAGGGTGGAAAGGTTCTTGATTACTCTGGTACTTACGTATCGAGTGGTTGGATTGATTTGCACGTTCATGCTTTTCCAGAGTTTGATCCGTATGGCGATGAGGTGGATGAAATTGGCGTTAAGCAAGGGGTAACGACAATTGTTGATGCGGGTAGCTGCGGAGCTGATCGTATTGCAGATTTAGTATTAAGTAGAGAGCAGGCGAAAACGAATTTATTTGCCTTTTTAAATATTTCTCGCATCGGTTTGAAACGAATTGATGAATTATCCAATATGGAATGGATCGATAAAGAGAAAGTAATAGAAGCAGTAGAAAAGTATAAAGATGTAATCGTTGGGTTAAAAGCGAGAATGAGTAAAAGTGTCGTGTGTGACAGCGGAATTGAACCGCTACATGTGGCGCGCTCTTTATCTCGCGAAACATCATTGCCGATTATGGTACATATCGGTTCAGCGCCTCCACGTATAGAGGAAGTTGTACCTCTTTTAGAAAAAGATGATGTAATTACACATTACTTAAACGGGAAAGAAAATAATTTATTTGATGAAGAAGGCAAACCGCTACCTGTGTTGTTAGATGCAGTGGAACGTGGTATTCATTTAGATGTTGGGCATGGTAATGCTAGTTTTTCTTTTAAAGTAGCAGAAGCAGCGAAGCGTTATGGTATTGCGCTTAATACTATTAGTACAGATATTTACCGGAAGAATCGTATACATGGTCCAGTTTACAGTATGGCTAACGTTCTTTCGAAATTCCTTTACTTAGGTTATCCGCTAGAAGAAGTAATTGATGCGGTTACGAAAAATGCAGCAAAATGGCTTAAGAAACCAGAGCTTGGCCGCATTCAAGAAGGAGATATGGCAAACTTAACTTTGTTTACGGTTAAAGATGAGAAGGTTACGTTAATTGATTCAGAAGGGGATCAGGGCATTGCTGAAAGAAGAATTGATACAAAAGGGGTTGTAATTAATGGGTCATTCATTGAATGCTAA
- a CDS encoding M15 family metallopeptidase, producing the protein MKKWVFISLFIACTVCVGFYISPLFQKEIDVKIVGKDELVKAANTERKEITKEQIYKGDLLLVNKDYPVKKDSIRSDIINLNHNSELVRGYVIFDRNLRLSKDVVKKFLNVVDAAGKESVNHFLISSGYRDFQEQKQLYEKMGSDYALPAGYSEHNLGLSLDVGSTQKKMEKAAEGKWIEENVWKHGFVLRYPKNKSNITGIQYEPWHIRYVGLPHSAIMQKKNFTLEEYLDFLKEEKEISTEVEGKKYTVSYYKVSGNMKVNVPANKQYEISGNNMDGVIVTVQE; encoded by the coding sequence ATGAAAAAGTGGGTATTTATTTCTCTTTTTATAGCATGCACAGTATGTGTAGGCTTTTATATATCACCGTTATTTCAAAAGGAAATCGACGTTAAAATTGTCGGAAAAGATGAGCTAGTAAAGGCGGCAAACACCGAGAGGAAAGAGATTACAAAGGAACAAATTTATAAGGGCGATTTATTATTAGTTAACAAAGATTACCCAGTTAAAAAAGATAGTATTAGGTCTGATATTATAAATTTAAATCATAATAGTGAATTAGTGAGAGGCTATGTAATATTTGATAGAAATCTTCGTTTATCAAAGGATGTTGTGAAAAAGTTTTTGAACGTTGTCGATGCGGCTGGAAAAGAAAGTGTTAACCATTTTTTGATTAGTAGTGGTTATAGAGATTTCCAAGAGCAAAAACAGCTATATGAAAAAATGGGATCTGATTATGCGCTTCCAGCAGGATACAGTGAGCATAATTTAGGCTTATCACTGGACGTTGGGTCTACTCAAAAGAAAATGGAGAAAGCCGCTGAAGGAAAATGGATTGAAGAGAACGTATGGAAGCATGGCTTTGTATTACGTTATCCGAAAAATAAAAGTAACATTACTGGAATTCAATATGAGCCATGGCACATCCGTTATGTCGGCCTACCTCATAGCGCAATTATGCAAAAAAAGAATTTCACGCTAGAGGAATATTTAGATTTCTTAAAAGAGGAAAAAGAGATTTCGACTGAAGTAGAAGGTAAGAAATATACTGTTTCTTATTATAAAGTTTCTGGGAATATGAAAGTGAACGTCCCAGCAAATAAGCAGTATGAAATTTCTGGGAACAATATGGATGGGGTTATTGTGACGGTTCAGGAATAG
- a CDS encoding sensor histidine kinase has protein sequence MAKKMRSFRSKMVMLFSLSMILAAGITYFIYEGLRIYYKLVVRYEDPLAQFRSMVRQIGDVNFFLIIFIPLSIMFFFFLTRPYVKYFDEISNGIHHLANGDFTNQVRVSSNDEFGYIASEMNVASEKLKEAMERGDFAESSKDQLIVNLAHDLRTPLTSVLGYLDLILKDENLTKEQIKHFSTIAFTKSERLESLIDELFEITRMNYGMLQLEKRPIDISELIIQLDEELYPLLEKKDLEARLNMDPHLPINGDGKLLARVFENLLTNAIRYGYDGKFVDVNGYIESEEVVVQVINYGDSIPEEDLPYLFDMFYTGDKARSEQQGGTGLGLFIAKNIVEQHDGKISAESNVVRTIFEVRLPKDENVTI, from the coding sequence ATGGCTAAAAAGATGAGAAGTTTTCGCTCGAAGATGGTTATGCTATTTTCGTTAAGTATGATATTAGCTGCTGGCATAACGTATTTCATTTATGAAGGATTAAGGATTTATTATAAATTAGTCGTTCGCTATGAGGATCCGTTAGCTCAATTTCGTTCCATGGTAAGACAAATTGGAGATGTTAATTTCTTTTTAATTATTTTCATCCCTCTGTCCATTATGTTTTTCTTCTTTCTTACTAGGCCTTATGTAAAATATTTTGATGAGATTTCAAATGGAATTCATCATTTGGCGAACGGCGATTTTACAAATCAAGTGCGCGTTTCATCAAATGATGAGTTTGGATATATCGCAAGCGAAATGAATGTAGCGAGTGAGAAATTAAAGGAAGCAATGGAGCGAGGAGACTTCGCGGAAAGTAGTAAGGACCAGCTTATTGTTAACTTAGCTCACGATTTAAGAACGCCGTTAACATCCGTTTTAGGTTATTTAGATTTAATTCTTAAAGATGAGAATTTGACGAAGGAACAAATTAAACATTTTTCCACAATTGCTTTTACGAAATCCGAAAGACTGGAAAGTTTGATTGATGAATTATTTGAAATTACGAGAATGAATTATGGGATGTTGCAGCTTGAAAAAAGACCAATTGATATAAGTGAATTGATCATACAGTTAGATGAGGAGTTGTATCCGTTATTAGAAAAAAAGGATTTGGAGGCGAGATTGAATATGGATCCTCATTTACCTATTAACGGTGACGGGAAATTATTAGCTCGAGTATTTGAAAATCTTTTAACGAATGCGATTCGCTATGGGTATGATGGAAAGTTTGTTGATGTGAACGGATATATTGAGAGTGAAGAGGTAGTTGTACAAGTTATTAATTACGGAGATAGCATTCCAGAAGAAGATTTACCGTATCTTTTTGATATGTTTTATACAGGTGATAAGGCAAGATCAGAGCAGCAAGGTGGTACAGGCCTTGGGCTATTTATTGCGAAAAATATTGTTGAACAGCATGATGGGAAGATTTCGGCTGAAAGTAATGTAGTTAGAACAATATTTGAAGTGCGATTGCCAAAAGACGAGAATGTAACAATTTAA